Below is a window of Verrucomicrobiia bacterium DNA.
TTTTGGAGGGATCCTGGAAATCCTGCCCGAAGCTGGGGAGGAAGAGGCCTTCGTTGGACGGGCTTCCGGTTGGGTTACCGATCATGTCGAGCTGGGACTCGACGGCGGATTGCTGGACCCGGACTTGTTCGATGAGCTGTTTGCAGGCGCTGCTATTGGGATCGAGCGCGCAGGCGGTCTGCTGGCGGTTCGAGGGCAAGGCGGCGAAGAGCGCGGGGGCACAAATAAAAAGTAAAAATAAAAAAGCGGCGGAAATTTTCATAAGCTGGGGATTATACGGATGCGGCAGTTAAGGTGCAAATTGATTTTCAAAAAAAGGCGGCTCTAGACTTTATTGAGGCAGGAAAAAAGCGCTTCGATTTTTTCTGCGTCTTTGTTTTTTTCGAGGCGGTGCACCCACTCGTCACGCTTGACGAAGATGGCGCCGTGGTTGAGGATCAGGTCGCGCGCTTTTTGGAGGGCGGCAACGCGGACGGGATAGGTGCAGACGGCGATCATCTTGGAGCTGTGGATGGCGCAGTGGACTTTGGTTTCGTACTCCATGAAGCGGTACATGCCTTCGTCTTCCCCGATCCATCGCGTGTTGCCTGAAGCGCGAAGGCCTTTGTAGCCTTCGTCCTCGACTTTCTGGGCTTTGGCTTTCCATTGCTCCAAAAGCGCGTCGATGGGTTTCAGGTTTCCGTCCGGCCCCGTATAAAATTCGGTGTAATGGCGGATTTCCATCTGGCCTTTGGCCATGCGGGCATTGATGTCGGGCACCACGGCAGCGAGCGCGCGCCTGGCTTCTTCCACGGAAAGATCCGCGACCACCCAGATGCAGGCTTCGTTGTTCTCCAGCCCCTGTTTGAAATAAGGCACGAGGATTTCGATGAGGTCTTGTTTGGTATTGTAAAACTGGCAGACGTGCGTGCCCCACGGCAGATCAAGCAGCGCTTTGCCGCCTTCCACGGGAACTTTGATGATGTCTTTCGCGATGAGATACAAAAGCACTTCGGCCATGATGTCGGCGGACATGCCTTCATACGTGCGGCCGTCGAAATCAATCGGCATCAGCGCGCACAGGGAATCAAAACCGTGTTTGGTTTCGGGGATTCCGGCCTTAACGAGTTTTTGGCGGAGCGCTTCTTTCGGATATTGCATGGTAATCATGAAAACCTTTCGAAGTTGCGTTTATTTTACGGTAAAGGCCAAATCGTGCGCCATAGGGGATTTCCCTACAAAATAAACTTTCCCCGGAGGACGGGAGAGAAAGGCGAATTACGGCTTTGGGAGCTTATCGACGAGGGGCTGGAGCCTGGCGCGCTCTTCCGTGACGCCGGCCTGGAGCTTTTTGATCTCGGCCTGAAGCTGGTCGAGCTCATTATTTTTCAGGATGCAGGGGGCGCTTTGTTCCTGGCCATGCGCGCAGGCAGCCTGGCGGGCGGCGAGCGTGGGTTCTAATTGCTGCTGCACGGCCGCCACCTGAGTCTGAAGCTGCATGATTTCGTCCTGGATATGGTGGAGCTGGTCGTGGGTGGTCATGCGCCCGCAATGCGCGGGCGCGAGGGCAAAAATCGCGAGGAAAGCGGCAAGCGTTTTCATGGCCGATGTTACGGCCATAACGCGTGAGAACTGTATGCCAGCCGAGAGTGCTTTTTCTCTCGGCACGCGGTGAAGCCATGCTTCTGGGCCGACGAGTTTTTTAATGGGGCTCGTCGGCTGAATCCTCTTTTCCCCGATTTTGGGGCCCGCGCGCAGGTCTTATCATGGGCTCCAACCAAGGAGGCTTTATGGATCTTTCGGAAAAAAAAGTCGCGATACTGGCGGAAGACCTGTACGAGGATTTGGAGCTATGGTATCCCAAGCTGCGGCTCACCGAAGCCGGGGCCGACGTGTGGGTGATCGGCGCGGGAAAAGAAGCTTATCACTCCAAGCACGGGTATGAAGTCAAGGCGGACGCGCCGGTCGACCGCGTGAGGGCGGAAGAATTCCACGCCATCGTGATTCCCGGCGGCTATGCGCCCGATCACATGCGCCGCCATCCGAAGATGGTGGAATTCGTGCGCAAGGGATACCAACAAGGTCTCCTGATCGCCGCCATCTGCCACGCGGGCTGGATGCTGGCGTCCGCGGACATCATCCTGGGAAAGCACGTCACGGGGTATATGAGCATCAAAGACGATCTTATCAACGCGGGCGGGATTTACGAGGACAGTGAAGTCGTGCGCGACGGCAACCTGATCACGTCGCGCTTCCCCTGCGATCTTCCCGCGTTTTGCCGCGAGATTATCGAATCGCTTTCCGGAGCCGGAGCGCGCAAAGAAAAGGCCGCCTGACCGCTAGAAGGAAAAGGTGTATTCCATGTTGGCCGCGCTTTCGTCTTCCACGGACCGCCGCCAGGCCTGCGCGTCCTGGTTGTCGTGAATGGTGCGGCTGGCCTCGACGTCCAGCGAATTGCGCGAATCAAACTTGTAGCCGAGGCCGACATTGGCTGTCGACTGGCGCACCACGTCTTGAGAGCCCGTCGTTTCTTTGAGGCCGTATTTGTAGTCGATCTTTTTATCCTTCTTGCCGCCGTCGGTCAGTTCGGCGTTCAGGCCGCCGGTGCGCGGATCGGTCCAGAGGACCATTTCATTTTGTTCGGCCACTTCGCCGGGATCGCTTTCGCGCACGAGAGGCGCGACGGGCGCGGGCATATCGGGCGCGGCTTGCCGGACTTCCTTGAAAACAAGCGGCGCTTCCGTGGACTTGTGGACTTCGGCGAGCGGCTTGATAAACACAAACGAGCCCGCCGCGAAAATTAAAATCGTAAATCCAAAAATGAGATTTCGATGAGCCGTTTTCATGAGGAAGGGTCCATTCTGGGGTACGGCTCTATTATGCTTCCGCGGGGAATGCGGGACTAGCGGGGGTGCGGCGTCATTTCTTGTAGGGAAAAAGCGGCGGTCTTGCGCGCAGCGGCGGAACGGCTGGGGAACCGTCCCGGTTCTTTTGAAGGATCGATGCCTGTCTGCTTAACGTCCCTGGCCCGGCATGAGTGCGATCCTGATGTCCCAAGCCGTGGCGCCGAATTCCTGCGCGATGGAAATCATCTCGCGCAATTCTTCGTAACGCTCGTCTGCAACGGCCTGTTTGATGTAAGCCAGGGCGGTCACTTTGATCGCGTGCGGGTCGGCACCGGCCTTCAATTCGGACAACACTCTCAAACTCTCCAAAGTCGTCATTCGGGTTCCTTTCTAAGAGAAGCCCATCTTCTCAATGTTGGGAGCTTTCTTATAGTGTAGCATCTCAGGCAACCGTGACTGTCCTCTGAGGCCTTTTTTCCTCTCCTCCTTTTACTGTCTTATCGGCTGGTTTTTTACATTCTTCTGTATCAGGTTTATTCGGGGCAGAAAAATCATGACCTTTCAAGCCGGGGTCAGGCTTGCGGGACGTCCCGGGACTGCGGCGCGCGGGGCTCCAGATAAGGCCGGAGGCGCTTAACCATGGCCCCGGCAATGGCGCGGTGCGCGAGAGGGTTGGGATGGCCGTCGCCGGAAACGGCAAAGTGCGTGTGGACCTTTCCTTCGAAATACGGCAGGAGATCAAAGACCGGAATGCCCAGCTCT
It encodes the following:
- a CDS encoding MEDS domain-containing protein translates to MITMQYPKEALRQKLVKAGIPETKHGFDSLCALMPIDFDGRTYEGMSADIMAEVLLYLIAKDIIKVPVEGGKALLDLPWGTHVCQFYNTKQDLIEILVPYFKQGLENNEACIWVVADLSVEEARRALAAVVPDINARMAKGQMEIRHYTEFYTGPDGNLKPIDALLEQWKAKAQKVEDEGYKGLRASGNTRWIGEDEGMYRFMEYETKVHCAIHSSKMIAVCTYPVRVAALQKARDLILNHGAIFVKRDEWVHRLEKNKDAEKIEALFSCLNKV
- a CDS encoding type 1 glutamine amidotransferase domain-containing protein: MDLSEKKVAILAEDLYEDLELWYPKLRLTEAGADVWVIGAGKEAYHSKHGYEVKADAPVDRVRAEEFHAIVIPGGYAPDHMRRHPKMVEFVRKGYQQGLLIAAICHAGWMLASADIILGKHVTGYMSIKDDLINAGGIYEDSEVVRDGNLITSRFPCDLPAFCREIIESLSGAGARKEKAA